ataataaaataaattaaaagttctGTCTAAGGACCCCATCATTCAAAACGAATATAATCCTTTTATGAGCAtgaaattgtaaatattaattttttttttgtcaaatgaGAGagaaccaaataaaatataataagtagAAATAACgatgtttcaatttttgtaaattgatCATTTTTGTAATAACGAATAAAGAAGGAAAGTGATTATCTTGCTTGCgagtatgaaatataaaacGAGAAAACAAATCAGCACTATATATACGCCAATATTCAGTAAACTTTTAAGTTTATGTGCAAAATGAAAGTAAATTAAGCTTGtaaaatatggagaaaaacTATTGGCTGGTTAATTTGAGATAATTAACCGTAAAGAAAATACGTCCCTTTGTGTATGAATGTTGATTTTTTCATGTGGATATACGTATGTGATTCGTGTAGctacatcaaaataaatgatgtAATTGAATTTGACAATTCGTAATAAAAGAAGTGAATTGGATTGAGTATAACACTATAACAGCAATTATCGCATGTTGTCCCACGCAACTCACCTAGGTTTTAGTGATTCATACGTGAATATTTTGCCAACGAAAATTCTAGTTTTATTTAGATGTCAACTTCAGAAACTAAAAACAAGTACTATTAATTTGCTAAGTtcgaaaaatatattgtatgtGGGGACGATTTATTGGTACCGACACTTGTCTTCGATATATACCGAAAACTACAGTGTATAATGTTATGGTGTACCGTGTATATACTGTTATCAATATATACCACAaagatagtagtagtatatcgTAAATACtgatatattatattaatataaatattatatatttataatataataatattatattacaaTATAATAGGATTGAGGTATATCGTACCAAAGTCCGATATGttgtaaaattatagtataccaaattttgatacaGCATATAGAAAATACGGTATGATATCAGTATTGAAATTGATTATACTATCAAATTTCGgttaacaaaaatttcattaagGAAAAGATATGACTTTTACTCCTATAAAATTTTCAGGAAGTATGGTGCTGATTTACCTCTAATAAAGATTAGGACCCACATAACTATGTTGTAAACACAAATTGCTAACCGCGCAATGACCCATGAAATTTCACTTGCAGACAATGCCAATCATCTTGTTTAGGAAAACTTCAAATATTGCTTTctgattttagttttttaaaatagatggCTTTTAGTTTAAATGAAGTTGAATATACTCATAGCAATATAATAGTAACCCCCAATTGTCATTTTTGGATCCTTTGCTAGATGTGTGGAATTGGATCGGATTGTGTTATCTAGTATTCAATTTTGTACCAATACCAGATTCTAAACGACATGAACTCTACACAAacatttcttctctctcaccACAAAAAGtatcttctctctttttttttatgtataaatcaaatatataacaGAAAAAAgtatcttctctctctttctttcacTCTTTATGTCAGTTGCATTTAATTATCGTAATTCATAACGTATTTAATGATGGAGAATTaataattaccaaaaaaaaatgagggaGAATTAACCAAAATATGGCTGCACGTATTAGACATATAAATAGttataacattaattaatgaatttgaagTTGAAGACAAGGCCATCTTCTCTGTCAAGCACGGTTGTTGGGGTAATACGATTACATCATGAAATAACTCAAACTAACTAGTAATTGGGTGGTCGCCAAACTGAAATTGCacctaaaaaattaattcttttaatCGTTGCCCCTCAAATCATTAATGGCATCTTCTCCAAATATTGTAGTTTTCTTGcattatagtagtagttgtCTCTTCCAACACCAAACattataatttgttgtttCTATCTCCCTTTTCAATCTTGACGACTTAATTGTTTAAAGCAAAGTTGATTGAagataaaaatgactcaagcTTTATGTGGTAGTGATCATGAATTTGAGGTGAAGTTCAAGTCTTTGTTGTACAAGATGTTCTGGGATTTCGGCTTGGGTTGTGTTATCCCCCGCCGCGAGAAGAGTCTGGATCACAACAAGGCGTGGTTACTGGCGGATGCCGGCGGCTGCGCGGCGGAGGAGCCGCACTCGGTTCACTCCTCTTTTAGGTTCAGCTTGTGCTCTCAGGTTGAGCTGGATTCCATGACTCTGAATAAAAGCAACACTGCTGCCACAGttttaatggtgaatttgtgTAAATCACAAgatttgaaatggaaaagaattGAGTCTTTGGAGAGAAGAAGGGCAAATTCTCTGATTAGGTTCAGCTACGCTGATATTCTCTCCGCCACCAGAAATTTCTCCAAAGGTAATTatacaaaaagtttcattCGTGTTTCAATTCTGTACATTCTGGATGTCATTAACTCTTTGTCTATATTAGGtgcaaaaatttcatcattgttttatggtttgtgcatcacatatataaaaagttaatgttgtttaaactttaaacACATATGATgaaatgtattaaaatgaaactttttgtataatttatgtaaactTTGAACTCTTTgtattaatatgaaataaaaggtgaaatattttgtataagTTATGTATTTACccctaattaatttgatgattCATTTCGAATATTTAATTCTGAAATTGGGATTGAATGCGTTTGTGTTGAGTAGGTAGAGTGTTGGGGAGAGGGGCGTTGAGCTGTGTGTTTAGAGGGAGATTGGGATTCATGAGGACTGCAGTGGCGATCAAGAGGTTGGATAGGGAAGATAAGGAGGCTTCGAAGGCGTTTTGCCGGGAATTGATGATTGCTAGCTCTTTGCATAACCCTCACATTGTTCCACTGCTAGGCTTTTGTATGGATGCTGAGATGGGCTTGTTTTTGGTGTACAAGTATGTCTCCGGTGGAAGCTTGGACCGATTTTTGCATGGTATTGTTCAAACCAGTTTTTGTTCGAGCTTTCGATATGTTTTCAGTGATTTGAGATGCATTTGTTTGCTATTACAGAGAAGAAGAGGGCTGTGACTGTGAAGGGTAGTCCGGCTCTTCCATGGCCGGTTAGGTACAAGGTGGCCGTTGGGATTGCTGAGGCAATCAACTACTTGCATAATGGAACGGAAAGATGTGTTGTTCATAGGGATATAAAGCCCTCTAACATCCTCGTTTCCTCTAAGAAGACGCCTAAAGTAAGGAAGGCGAAATGCCTCGTTTTCTTGAGTTTGTGTACTCTTGTTTCTAGTGTTAAAACTTTATTCTCAATGATATTCTCAGTTGTGTGACTTTGGCTTGGCAACGTGGACTTCTGCGCCCTCGGTACCATTCCTATGCAAAACTGTCAAAGGAACGTTCGGGTATGAATCTTTGTAGTTTATGTGAATGATGTTATGTTTATTGATTTTCATGTTGGGATGTTTAGGTACCTGGCTCCCGAATATTTCCAGCACGGGAAAGTGTCGGATAAAACTGATGTCTATGCCTTTGGCGTCGTGCTCTTGGAACTCATTACTGGTAGGAAACCGATCGAGTCTAGCAGAGGGCCGGGAGAAGAGAATTTGGTTCAGTGGGTGTGTCTCTGACTTGAGCTTCTGTTCTGTTTTCGCGCATTGTTGAATCTTGATTACTCCATGTTTCATGCTGGTGCGAAAGGGAGCTCGAGCCcccattttcattaatttatcgATATCCATCAACGATTGCACATGACTGTCTGTTGTTTGTGAACAGAACAACTCTACCATTTCGTAACACATGCATCCTGATGTTCAATGCATGTGGTTGTTCTTAcaaatcttcaaaatatggtttTGAATGATTGGTAATCACatgaaaataatgttagttTTTTCCACTTCTGAATCACAGGCAAAGCCCCTGCTGCAGCAAGGAGGTGTAGAAAAGCTGCTAGATCCACGGCTAGGATTCACCCCGAAGAGCATGAGTCAAGTCACGCGGATGGCACGAGCTGCGGCCGCTTGCATAAACAACGAGTTGAGGAGGCCCGAGATGGGAAAGATTGTCACAATATTGAAGGGAAAAGAATCCACGTTCTTAACCAGAAGCAACACTCTTCGTAACAGTGGTGTGACCGATTCTCACCGCGAATTGTTGCAAACGAAGACTGATATGAAGAATCATTTTGCGTTGGCCATGCTCGGGGTCGAGCTTGACGACGAAGACAGCCTTTATCGTTGGTGATACATCGGCCTCACATTTCTCAGTTTAGGTTGATTTTTGTACGGAAAGCCAACTTGAATGCATAGGAAGTGGCTTAATTTGACCCTTTAGCACGTGTATTGTGCTGGCcgtatataaataatatagtagcATCTACTACAATTTATAGGAAATAAACAAgccaaaccaaaccaaaccaaacaaCAATTTATATAGGTAGTTaagaaatactagtagtaaaatGAATTCAAATCTATTTAAgaggaaaatgaaaaggttAGAATATCTTTGCGACATCCTTGACTAGTCCCCTATTTGCGCGAGCGAATGTGGTGAACTCTTCATAGGATATGAAGCCATCGCCATCGGAGTCGATCTCAACCATCATGTTCTTGACTTCATCGGGGGTGACACAGCCGAGCGTCTTGAGGGCGTCGCCCAGCTCGTTGGCTGAGATCTGGCCATCGCCATTGGCGTCGAAATGCTTGAAGAGCCGCTCCCGGTCGGCTACATCCTGTGGATCGTCATCAGCCATTACTTGAGTTTGCTAAACTTTTCTCACTAGGAaaatttgctattttttaCACTAATATAATGTGGAAGCCATTGGGTTAATATGATGAGGTTGTTGGTGTTGGAGCATAAGGTCATCCTTATTTGTAGGGGTGAATTTACTATATTTGTATCTGGCCATTCACGTAATCCGCTCAATCtcccaaaaaatttatttatctttcttttaagtatctcatatatattttgtcacatcggggattattattatatattccaTTTAGGACTTGTAATGTCACTATGGTATGTGGACAGGTCACCTACATATAACTTTGTTTTGGTGTTGACCGTATTGAAGAAAAGCTTAGcataagagagatagaaaccaaattatttttagtaaaaggtAAAAACACTTATACAGATAAAAGTAGTTGAACAAATTTAATGGATTTTCAGAATCCACGATTAGGTTTAATTTTGTCTAAGTATCAACTTTGAAAACTATACATttagtaaatatattattgatcGAATAACTATTAGCTTTTTCAGGAAAAATTTAAACATgattaactaaaaatgaacttttgaaaaaatatgtgaGATAACGATTTTTAAAAGAAGGATTAAATCACGACTAACAAAAATAGAGACGTAAGGAGCAtgctccctccatccacgaaaaatagatcACATTGTGAATGACACGAGTTCATAtggaattggtaaagtaagagagaagagaaaaaaattataaagaaatagtattaatGTAATATGAGGTcgatattattagtagtgtttaaTTGTGTTAGGTAGCAAATGTGTAGTCCTTTTTCAAACTTGGTCTACTTTTTGTGGCTACCAAAAATGGCAATATGTGAGagaacatttttaaaaagaaggATTAAATCACGACTAACAAAATTAGAGACGTAAGGagtatactccctctatccacgaaaaatagaccacattgtgaatgacacgggttttaatgtgaaattggtaaagtaagagagaagagaaaaaagtaaaagagaagtagtattagtgtaatgtgaggtccatattattagtagtgtttaaTTGTGTTTGGTAGCAAATGTGTGGTCCTTTTTCAAACTTGGTCTATTTTTCATAGACAACTAAAAATGGCAAATGTGGCCTATTTTTCGTAGACGGAGAGAAcattatttttcctattttatttataaatgtaggaattttagtcatttttttaatttattaaagacCTGCCATGTTTATTTTGTAGTGTAGCGTAGAAGATGTATTAGAAAAAGttggaatttttatttttatttttataa
The genomic region above belongs to Salvia hispanica cultivar TCC Black 2014 chromosome 3, UniMelb_Shisp_WGS_1.0, whole genome shotgun sequence and contains:
- the LOC125212806 gene encoding probable serine/threonine-protein kinase PBL7 — translated: MTQALCGSDHEFEVKFKSLLYKMFWDFGLGCVIPRREKSLDHNKAWLLADAGGCAAEEPHSVHSSFRFSLCSQVELDSMTLNKSNTAATVLMVNLCKSQDLKWKRIESLERRRANSLIRFSYADILSATRNFSKGRVLGRGALSCVFRGRLGFMRTAVAIKRLDREDKEASKAFCRELMIASSLHNPHIVPLLGFCMDAEMGLFLVYKYVSGGSLDRFLHEKKRAVTVKGSPALPWPVRYKVAVGIAEAINYLHNGTERCVVHRDIKPSNILVSSKKTPKLCDFGLATWTSAPSVPFLCKTVKGTFGYLAPEYFQHGKVSDKTDVYAFGVVLLELITGRKPIESSRGPGEENLVQWAKPLLQQGGVEKLLDPRLGFTPKSMSQVTRMARAAAACINNELRRPEMGKIVTILKGKESTFLTRSNTLRNSGVTDSHRELLQTKTDMKNHFALAMLGVELDDEDSLYRW
- the LOC125212807 gene encoding polcalcin Aln g 4-like; translated protein: MADDDPQDVADRERLFKHFDANGDGQISANELGDALKTLGCVTPDEVKNMMVEIDSDGDGFISYEEFTTFARANRGLVKDVAKIF